A part of Sediminispirochaeta bajacaliforniensis DSM 16054 genomic DNA contains:
- a CDS encoding FeoA family protein, translating into MCTLDRLSAGCRGVIDSLQGGNGFISRVSAIGFTPDTVVTMVSRRGRGPVLVWLRDSEVALGRGEAAKITVREVL; encoded by the coding sequence ATGTGTACCCTGGATCGCTTATCCGCGGGATGCCGTGGCGTGATTGACAGCCTGCAAGGGGGAAATGGCTTTATAAGTCGGGTCTCGGCTATCGGCTTCACTCCGGATACGGTTGTGACAATGGTTTCAAGGCGGGGCAGAGGCCCTGTGCTTGTTTGGTTGCGGGACAGCGAGGTCGCCCTAGGCCGGGGCGAAGCCGCGAAAATCACCGTTAGAGAGGTTCTATAG
- the feoB gene encoding ferrous iron transport protein B, whose product MDTAQRTRRLTIALAGQPNTGKSTVFNRLTGARQHVGNWPGKTVEQKSGGFRYNGSDYNIVDLPGTYSLTANSLEETIARDFLMKEEPDVVVVMADASQLERSLYLLGEIRLLSVSVVLALNMTDVAERQGKQIDTSHLAAELRVPVVSMTASKGIGFDELMDAIAEAALSTPPPPDTFIDDTLCLEAYERISKLLAQKVLAPYSLQWLAVKLIEGDNEARTLTRRLLSDNEWKQLVTIIETIPDGALRIAGGRYSRIQRVVSASLKGISPNGKKGLRKRGFDRAATHPVWGKFVALGIMVLAFAAAMMVAIPIMGVVQGALPPLLSGLKALFAPAPAWIGSLFVDGLVPGIGIAVMMLAYIFGVYLVFGIMEDVGYLARLAYVFDSWMNKIGLHGKSFMPLMMSFGCNIAGVTGCRVVDSWQQRMTTLVMVSIVPCMALWGVVSFMGTIFFGTNMPLVIFALLAVMLLHLSGSSALLRKFLLKGEHTGLIMELPPYHRPNWRTIWSYVWSQVKGFVKRAVTLIALISLLVWALSYQPDGNMENSLLASIGRFFDPVSSLMGLDWKLFIALVAAVAAKEASLSVLAVLYGISGGVASITTLFVAGTGGYEQAALVGSLASSISPASALAFIFAFFFSIPCIGTVATIYSETKSLRWTLGCSLYYTISSFVAGFLAYHAGLLIF is encoded by the coding sequence ATGGATACGGCTCAGAGAACGAGAAGGCTGACCATTGCCCTTGCCGGCCAGCCGAATACGGGAAAGTCGACGGTTTTTAACCGACTTACCGGTGCACGCCAGCATGTGGGAAATTGGCCGGGCAAGACCGTGGAACAGAAGAGCGGAGGTTTTCGCTATAACGGAAGCGATTACAATATCGTCGACTTGCCTGGTACCTACAGCTTGACGGCAAACTCCCTGGAGGAGACCATCGCAAGGGACTTTCTCATGAAAGAGGAACCCGACGTTGTCGTGGTGATGGCCGATGCGTCCCAGCTTGAGCGGAGTCTCTACCTTTTGGGAGAGATCAGGCTCCTTTCTGTTTCCGTTGTTCTTGCCTTGAACATGACGGATGTTGCCGAACGACAAGGCAAGCAGATCGATACCTCTCATCTTGCCGCGGAGCTTCGGGTCCCCGTGGTTTCCATGACTGCTTCGAAGGGAATAGGCTTTGACGAGCTTATGGATGCCATAGCCGAGGCAGCCCTCTCCACTCCTCCGCCTCCCGATACTTTCATCGATGATACGCTCTGCCTTGAGGCGTATGAGAGAATATCTAAGCTTCTGGCCCAAAAAGTTCTTGCGCCCTATTCGCTCCAGTGGCTTGCTGTAAAGCTCATCGAGGGTGATAACGAGGCAAGGACCCTAACACGCCGGCTTTTATCCGATAACGAGTGGAAACAGCTGGTTACGATCATCGAAACCATTCCGGATGGGGCCCTCCGAATCGCCGGAGGCCGATATAGCCGAATACAGAGGGTCGTCTCTGCCTCCCTCAAGGGGATTTCGCCGAATGGGAAAAAGGGACTTCGAAAAAGAGGTTTCGATCGGGCGGCCACCCATCCCGTATGGGGAAAGTTTGTCGCTCTCGGTATCATGGTTCTTGCCTTTGCGGCAGCTATGATGGTGGCCATACCGATTATGGGAGTGGTGCAGGGAGCGCTTCCCCCCCTGCTTTCGGGGCTGAAGGCACTTTTTGCTCCCGCTCCCGCCTGGATAGGATCGCTTTTTGTCGATGGTCTGGTCCCCGGAATCGGCATAGCTGTTATGATGCTTGCCTATATCTTCGGCGTCTATCTTGTTTTCGGTATCATGGAAGATGTCGGCTACCTTGCACGTCTTGCTTATGTTTTCGACAGCTGGATGAATAAGATCGGCCTTCACGGCAAATCCTTCATGCCGCTTATGATGAGTTTCGGCTGTAATATTGCCGGGGTTACCGGTTGTCGGGTTGTTGATTCCTGGCAGCAGAGGATGACGACTCTGGTCATGGTCTCCATCGTTCCCTGTATGGCCCTGTGGGGGGTCGTTAGTTTTATGGGTACAATCTTTTTCGGCACCAACATGCCGTTGGTGATCTTTGCTCTTCTTGCCGTCATGTTACTTCACCTTTCGGGAAGCTCCGCCTTGCTGCGAAAATTTCTTCTCAAGGGAGAGCACACAGGATTGATCATGGAGCTGCCTCCCTATCACCGACCCAACTGGAGGACCATTTGGTCCTATGTATGGAGTCAGGTCAAAGGCTTCGTAAAGCGTGCGGTCACCCTTATTGCCCTGATTTCGCTGCTGGTCTGGGCCCTTTCCTATCAACCGGATGGAAACATGGAGAATAGCCTCCTCGCCTCGATCGGCAGATTCTTCGATCCCGTCTCCTCACTGATGGGGCTTGACTGGAAGCTCTTCATAGCCCTGGTGGCTGCGGTAGCGGCCAAAGAGGCCTCCCTTTCCGTTCTTGCCGTATTGTACGGAATAAGCGGAGGGGTTGCATCGATCACCACCCTCTTTGTCGCCGGGACTGGCGGCTACGAACAGGCTGCATTGGTGGGAAGCCTTGCCTCTTCGATTTCTCCGGCCTCCGCATTGGCCTTCATATTCGCCTTCTTCTTCTCTATTCCCTGTATCGGGACGGTTGCAACCATCTACTCGGAAACAAAGTCTCTTCGGTGGACCCTCGGCTGTTCGCTGTACTATACCATTTCCTCCTTTGTTGCCGGGTTCCTTGCCTATCACGCAGGCTTGTTGATATTCTGA
- the radC gene encoding RadC family protein: MKVEESRIPIMSLPAEERPRERLSAFGPSTLSDKELLTIILGSGIKGNDVGHLASALLKLLDTSDLHCTVDQIRTIPGIGRAKAALVAAALEFSRRRFVPAKNKITSPADVLPLVRHLADRPQEQFLALSLNGAHEVIKLRIISVGLVNRTLVHPREIFAGCVKDRAAALICAHNHPSGNLQPSAEDHEVTRRLTASGEILGIPLIDHIIFTQEGYYSFLEHDELGQ, translated from the coding sequence ATGAAAGTCGAAGAATCACGAATACCGATCATGTCTCTTCCCGCGGAAGAGCGGCCTCGGGAACGGCTTAGCGCCTTCGGGCCGTCGACCCTCTCCGATAAAGAACTCCTTACCATTATCCTCGGTTCCGGGATCAAGGGAAACGATGTGGGGCACCTTGCCTCGGCCCTGTTGAAGCTACTTGATACCAGCGATCTGCATTGTACCGTAGACCAAATCAGAACGATACCCGGTATTGGTCGAGCAAAGGCGGCGCTTGTTGCCGCAGCGCTGGAATTCTCGCGGAGACGATTTGTACCGGCAAAAAATAAAATCACTTCGCCGGCTGATGTTCTCCCACTGGTCCGCCATCTTGCAGACAGGCCTCAGGAGCAATTTCTCGCCCTTTCTCTCAATGGGGCCCATGAGGTTATCAAGTTGCGGATAATCTCGGTCGGTCTGGTAAATCGGACACTGGTTCATCCCCGTGAAATCTTTGCAGGCTGTGTAAAAGATAGGGCTGCGGCCCTTATCTGTGCCCACAACCACCCATCAGGAAACCTGCAACCGAGCGCGGAAGACCACGAGGTCACCCGACGCCTCACGGCATCGGGTGAAATTCTCGGAATTCCCTTAATTGATCATATCATCTTTACACAGGAAGGCTATTATAGCTTCCTCGAGCACGACGAACTGGGCCAATAG
- a CDS encoding GGDEF domain-containing protein has protein sequence MKPQKQGGKVLPSLLIAFLALAVIGIFAVHCASLKKEARTLVRLDTLRGLTQRIIHLELSGKNTLPLIGQADLIFASAPESARNEWEGLKADLRRYHTATQMEQALIATSITQSGELIWQELDPDRIPGGLILQDRREWYWAIVAAVGTAAILFLVLFSRYFTPSQNYRQPLRDEQTGCYSRNYFYTKLQSEITRAERYGLPLSLIIFDIDHFRQLNEAYGRTIGDGLLKRLANLVASLLRDSDIFGRTGGEEFAVVVPHTDENSTAVLAEKLRGSIEGFPFDLPMTVTCSFGITSFKKGESWQDFFSRADEGLILAKQEGRNRVSIAV, from the coding sequence ATGAAACCACAGAAACAGGGGGGAAAGGTGCTTCCGTCCCTCTTGATTGCCTTCCTTGCCCTCGCAGTAATAGGAATATTCGCGGTCCATTGTGCGAGCTTGAAAAAAGAGGCAAGGACGCTGGTTCGGCTGGATACCCTTCGAGGCCTGACACAGCGGATTATCCATCTGGAGCTTTCCGGCAAGAATACCTTGCCTCTTATCGGCCAAGCGGATCTGATATTTGCCTCCGCTCCGGAGTCTGCCAGAAACGAGTGGGAAGGGCTGAAAGCGGATCTCCGTCGTTACCATACAGCAACGCAAATGGAGCAAGCTTTGATAGCGACTTCCATTACGCAATCGGGAGAACTGATCTGGCAGGAACTGGACCCCGACCGGATTCCCGGCGGCTTAATCTTGCAGGATCGACGGGAATGGTACTGGGCGATAGTGGCGGCTGTGGGAACGGCGGCTATCCTCTTCCTGGTTCTTTTTTCACGGTATTTCACACCTTCGCAGAATTACCGTCAGCCTTTGAGAGACGAACAAACAGGATGTTACAGCCGTAACTATTTCTATACGAAGCTTCAAAGCGAGATTACCAGGGCCGAACGCTATGGGCTTCCGCTTTCGCTTATTATCTTTGATATCGATCACTTCAGGCAGTTGAACGAAGCATACGGCCGGACGATCGGTGACGGCCTTTTAAAGCGTTTGGCCAATCTTGTCGCCTCGCTGCTTCGTGACAGCGATATCTTCGGCCGCACGGGAGGCGAGGAGTTTGCCGTCGTGGTTCCGCACACGGACGAAAACTCAACAGCCGTACTTGCGGAAAAACTCAGAGGCTCGATAGAAGGCTTTCCTTTCGATCTTCCGATGACGGTCACCTGTAGTTTTGGTATCACATCGTTCAAAAAGGGAGAAAGTTGGCAAGATTTCTTCTCACGGGCCGATGAGGGGCTCATCCTTGCAAAACAAGAGGGGCGCAACAGAGTCTCCATAGCAGTATAA
- a CDS encoding heavy metal translocating P-type ATPase, with protein sequence MEKIKHIHPHPAADAGCPTGSCPHCSGHDHSFEEASPKAEAIRLTISLIFFALGLIFRSKLQASPYRIGEYVIFLIPYLTVGYGVILSALRNLINGKLFDENFLMTVATLGAIALGEMPEAAAVMLFYTIGEMFQERAASSARRSIQALTDIRPDTTYLVSDSQGSDPRKTDPLLVEPGSLVLVRPGERVPLDGIIVSGNSFFDTSALTGESVPVRVGPGSQALAGSVNGQGLLIIETTARYGDSSMARIIKLVEEAAERKAPTERFITRFARVYTPAVVGAALLIALLPPLLLVDASFAEWIRRALILLVVSCPCALVISIPLGYFGGIGGASAAGILIKGANYLETLAELDTVVFDKTGTLTEGVFEVSGVYPEKGYSREELLGLAAFGESHSNHPIAGAIRRAAETIPSEFRIDASLNTFEEIAGKGVRAEWLGKPLLAGNQTLLRENNIASPPPIEKDKGEAASSVLIAYGGNYIGTIAVSDRIREDAAGLVSALHGKGIRHTVMLTGDSETGAKAVAEKLGLDSYYAKLLPDEKLSKLEEIMASPRTHKRTAFVGDGINDAPVLSRADVGIAMGGIGSDAAIEAADVVLMDDKPSNLATAITGAKRTRGVVLQNIIFSLGIKGLVILLGIFGLASMWMAIFADVGVALLAILNSTRVLKMFKA encoded by the coding sequence ATGGAGAAAATCAAACACATACACCCCCACCCCGCCGCAGATGCCGGTTGTCCTACCGGAAGCTGTCCCCATTGTTCCGGACATGATCACAGTTTTGAAGAGGCCTCCCCAAAGGCGGAGGCAATACGGCTGACTATCTCCCTTATTTTCTTCGCCCTAGGGCTCATATTTCGAAGCAAGCTTCAGGCAAGCCCCTACCGTATCGGTGAATATGTAATTTTTCTTATCCCATACCTTACCGTAGGGTACGGGGTCATTCTGTCGGCACTGCGAAACCTTATCAACGGTAAGCTCTTCGACGAGAATTTTCTCATGACGGTTGCAACCTTAGGGGCAATCGCCCTGGGAGAAATGCCGGAAGCGGCGGCAGTCATGCTATTCTACACCATCGGCGAGATGTTTCAGGAGAGAGCGGCCTCTTCCGCCAGGCGCTCCATTCAAGCCCTTACCGATATTCGTCCCGACACAACCTATCTTGTTTCCGACAGCCAGGGGTCAGATCCGAGGAAAACCGATCCTCTTTTGGTAGAGCCGGGTTCCCTGGTTCTTGTACGGCCGGGGGAAAGGGTCCCCCTTGACGGCATCATTGTATCGGGGAATTCTTTTTTCGATACCTCGGCACTGACCGGTGAATCGGTTCCGGTCAGAGTGGGGCCCGGCAGCCAGGCACTTGCCGGTTCGGTAAACGGACAGGGCTTGCTTATCATAGAAACCACCGCCCGCTACGGAGATTCATCCATGGCCAGGATCATCAAGCTCGTAGAGGAGGCTGCCGAGCGTAAGGCCCCGACCGAACGCTTTATAACCCGCTTTGCAAGGGTCTACACACCTGCCGTGGTAGGAGCTGCACTGCTCATAGCCCTCCTTCCTCCCCTTTTGCTCGTCGATGCCTCCTTTGCAGAGTGGATTCGCAGGGCGCTTATCCTGCTGGTCGTATCATGCCCCTGTGCTCTGGTTATATCGATACCCCTAGGGTATTTCGGAGGAATAGGAGGCGCCTCTGCCGCAGGTATCTTGATCAAGGGAGCTAACTATCTGGAAACCCTGGCAGAACTTGATACCGTTGTATTTGATAAGACAGGGACCCTCACCGAAGGGGTATTCGAGGTATCCGGCGTCTATCCAGAGAAGGGATACAGCAGGGAAGAGCTTCTTGGCCTGGCAGCCTTTGGGGAATCCCATTCAAATCATCCAATTGCGGGAGCAATCCGCAGGGCAGCGGAAACCATTCCTTCGGAATTTCGTATCGATGCCTCACTCAACACGTTTGAAGAGATAGCGGGAAAAGGAGTCAGGGCCGAGTGGTTGGGAAAGCCCCTCCTGGCGGGTAATCAGACGTTGCTGAGGGAAAACAATATTGCTTCGCCTCCCCCCATAGAGAAGGACAAGGGTGAGGCCGCAAGCAGCGTGCTCATAGCCTACGGAGGAAACTATATAGGAACGATAGCCGTAAGCGACAGGATCCGCGAAGATGCCGCAGGGCTTGTCAGTGCGCTCCACGGTAAAGGGATACGCCACACCGTTATGCTTACCGGCGACAGCGAAACAGGGGCAAAGGCTGTCGCAGAAAAACTGGGTCTGGATAGCTATTACGCAAAACTTCTCCCTGATGAGAAACTTTCGAAGCTTGAAGAGATTATGGCCTCTCCCCGGACCCACAAACGCACCGCTTTCGTGGGCGACGGTATCAACGACGCTCCGGTCCTCAGCAGAGCGGATGTGGGAATCGCCATGGGCGGGATAGGCTCCGATGCAGCCATCGAAGCGGCGGATGTCGTTCTCATGGATGATAAGCCGTCGAATCTTGCAACAGCAATTACCGGAGCGAAGCGAACGAGAGGGGTTGTACTTCAGAATATCATCTTCTCGCTCGGCATCAAAGGACTTGTCATCCTGCTGGGAATCTTCGGCCTTGCGTCCATGTGGATGGCGATTTTTGCCGATGTCGGTGTGGCTCTCCTGGCCATCCTTAACTCAACCAGGGTTTTGAAGATGTTCAAAGCGTAA